From the genome of Arvicola amphibius chromosome 9, mArvAmp1.2, whole genome shotgun sequence, one region includes:
- the Shisa8 gene encoding protein shisa-8, which translates to MERAGTRGQRGGRRLHGLPLAFRLALLLAGSPSGRAGAPETQEPAASGTVAPEGGDRCRGYYDVMGQWDPPFNCSSGVYSFCCGTCGYRFCCHDGPRRLDQSRCSNYDTPAWVQTGRPPARARDTAAPRDPARERSHTAVYAVCGVAALLVLVGIGARLGLERAHSPRARRTVTRTLTELLKQPSSQEPLPPPLGPPLGNCVQVQMGDGVLRGSPHNSTDKKRLNNAPLGSATPGPPRGPRLQGGSSLTLQSDYTKFATLKAAALKATEAAPQDFYQRFPSTEPAPRTLPARTPRNPEDLPALLEACPWAPPGYVPPTGPVASVPYAAWTAGRPTRPVPRGHLVAHVSPAPRRPSHVPRRQFSVEKLPEAFSTQPATFYSSAGAGRGPRHLSTNSKAEVTV; encoded by the exons ATGGAGCGCGCTGGGACGCGGGGACAGCGCGGTGGCCGGCGCCTGCATGGGCTCCCGCTCGCATTCCGGCTGGCGCTGCTGCTGGCTGGGTCGCCGTCGGGCCGCGCTGGGGCTCCCGAGACGCAGGAGCCCGCAGCGTCCGGCACCGTGGCCCCGGAGGGAGGCGACCGCTGCCGGGGCTACTACGACGTGATGGGCCAGTGGGACCCGCCCTTCAACTGCAGTTCGGGTGTCTACAGCTTCTGCTGCGGCACGTGCGGCTACCGCTTCTGCTGCCACGACGGCCCGCGCCGCCTGGACCAGAGCCGCTGTTCTAACTACGACACGCCAGCCTGGGTGCAGACTGGCCGGCCGCCCGCCCGTGCCCGAGACACTGCCGCCCCGCGCGATCCGGCCCGCGAGCGCAGCCACACTGCGGTCTACGCGGTGTGCGGTGTCGCCGCGCTACTTGTGCTAGTTGGCATCGGGGCACGCCTGGGCCTGGAGAGAGCGCACAGCCCGCGCGCTCGGCGCACGGTGACCAG GACACTAACAGAGCTTCTCAAACAGCCAAGCTCCCAGGAAccactgcctccacctctggGCCCACCCCTGGGTAACTGTGTCCAGGTCCAAATGGGTGATGGTGTTCTTCGGGGTTCCCCTCACAACAGCACAG ACAAGAAACGCCTCAATAATGCGCCTCTGGGATCTGCCACCCCGGGACCCCCGCGCGGTCCCCGGCTGCAGGGTGGTAGCAGCCTGACGTTGCAGTCCGATTACACCAAGTTCGCTACTCTCAAAGCAGCAGCCCTCAAGGCCACAG AGGCTGCACCCCAGGACTTCTATCAACGTTTTCCCTCTACGGAGCCGGCCCCACGGACCCTCCCAGCCCGGACCCCGCGTAACCCGGAGGACTTGCCTGCGCTGCTCGAAGCCTGTCCCTGGGCCCCTCCAGGTTACGTACCTCCCACCGGCCCTGTCGCATCGGTCCCCTATGCGGCATGGACCGCGGGCCGCCCCACGCGGCCGGTCCCCCGTGGTCACTTGGTGGCTCACGTCTCCCCTGCACCCCGGCGGCCCAGCCACGTGCCACGGCGTCAGTTCAGCGTGGAGAAGTTGCCCGAAGCCTTCAGCACGCAGCCTGCCACCTTTTACAGCAGCGCCGGCGCCGGCAGAGGGCCCCGGCACCTAAGCACCAACAGCAAAGCTGAAGTCACTGTCTGA